The Caenorhabditis elegans chromosome I genome includes the window gatacAAAACTCGGAATGAACTCACCATATTAATCACTTGCTCAAGAAAGTTTTGCACACGGGTCGTTGTATAGAATAGCGTGTAGAtactacatatttttttgaaaacatatgtttaaaattcaaaataaattatttaacatTGACTGTTTATGTCTCAAATTGAAATACCATCACAATTAAtgtcaatgaaaaaaatgtgaagtaaagtttttggaaaatttatttgaaacctGAATTATTTTAGGAATTTCAGGTACCACTGTTCAAATTTCGTCTATCTAGACCAATAACCATTCAAAATAGATGATTCACACTTGCCTGTTGATCATGAAAACAAGTTGTGTTTCGAATCGTTGTTCAATATCCGTGTCTCTATTTCTCTCTTGATCAATTATCTCTTCttccttttctcttttcactTAATAACAACAGTTGTTAGGTTGGCTCAGTTGAAGAAAGCAACTCACATTTGTGTACCTGACATTAACTatcgatttaatttttttcaatttgaagagATTAAGAAATGCTGAAACTTCTAATAACTGTCGGTTTGGCAGTTGGGACCGTTTATTCGCTGACTTGTTATAATGTGagtttccgaaattttcagaacatctgAAAGTTGAGAACTCAGAAGATTAGGtttaaatttgtgaaaaaatattgattgcaGGGAAGTAAAACGTTGGCGTTTCAAAGTGTAGGTGAGACAACAGAGGAGTGCCCCGAGTCATCATATTGCTATAATATGTCAACTTCTGCAATGGTTATGGTCAATTTTGTGAAGGCTGGATGTTCGAGATGGAGGTGTATGGTTAGTCTAAAATTCATGATTTCTAAACTTAAACTTGGGTTAGGGATGTATTTCTTGGCACTCACTTATTTcccaaaatagtttttttctaaatctacAATCAGGTTGCCATTTCAGCTAGCAAAAGACACATGTATCTTCACAACCTTCCAAATGGTTCCAGTCAGTTTGTGCTGTTGTAGTTATGATCGATGCAATGTTGGTGGAAACCCTGTATATTCTGACAAGTtagtttccattttttaaactctaaCTGTTCacttggaaaaattaaaatttctattcaaaatgtttttataggAACTTGTTTGGTTGTTAACTACATATACcgtatattttttattagtaaTGTCTATTACTGTAACCTTTTTTCGAGAacaatttatatttgaaacaatttaatgGAATTCTTCCTGCACTGCTCGATGGTTCCACAATAAATTactctaaaaacttttttaattaaaagtttttttctgttaaattaTTTCACAGTGTTCATAAATTTGTACTCAAAATATGAGCCTTTGTAAATGAATAATAAtgttctcaatttcaaaataagctCTCAATAATTAGTACTGCAGAACATTTTCTAACAACTATGATTCTTTACTTCTAAGTGCACAAcggtcattttttgtttgaaaaaagttatttttgtcaaaaataatttaattactagcaatttttaatttttccagccCGAAACAAATCCAAAATGGTGGTGGAAACAGTGGCAACTGGAACAGCGGAGGAAACAATAATGGAGCAAGCGGAGGATCGTGGGGAAATGGGAAtgctaataataataataataataataatggtGGATCGAATAACAATGGATGGGGAAATAATAAGTAAGCCTGTTTTTACAGGtgatattgtttaaaaaagtgtaTCTGGGTTTTGTAGAATTCCCtaatttttaaaccatttttttaacCGTTTTCAGATGGCTTCCAAGtttgaaataactttttaaaaaacttattcacTCGTATATTTACTGCAGAAATAGTGGCGCTTCATTTTaactaaattgtttttttttcagtgactGGAGCAGCAACTACAACTATGGAGGCTCAAATGCAGCCAACGAGCCAAAAATGTAAGAAATCTTTaacttcaaacatttcaagaatttaaatattttcaattaaaagtgTTTAATTAACCTTTTAAAGGACAAAACAAACAGTTGCTGGAGATGATTCATGGAACAAAAACAAATGGACAAACAAACAAGTCGAGga containing:
- the pqn-24 gene encoding Prion-like-(Q/N-rich)-domain-bearing protein (Product from WormBase gene class pqn;~Confirmed by transcript evidence); the protein is MLKLLITVGLAVGTVYSLTCYNGSKTLAFQSVGETTEECPESSYCYNMSTSAMVMVNFVKAGCSRWRCMLAKDTCIFTTFQMVPVSLCCCSYDRCNVGGNPVYSDNPKQIQNGGGNSGNWNSGGNNNGASGGSWGNGNANNNNNNNNGGSNNNGWGNNNDWSSNYNYGGSNAANEPKMTKQTVAGDDSWNKNKWTNKQVEDMFKKSIDDRGDEIQLEDDFKKIDKNYKTQSVPQESLRTLSARKEVEKIPFVAGKSSGVGAKTTASPTTGKSKEIQL